From one Catenuloplanes nepalensis genomic stretch:
- a CDS encoding NADP-dependent oxidoreductase, producing MRKIVQRVLGGPDVLEWVEADRPEPGPAEILVEVRAAGVNPVDWKVRAGGGYLGAPPFTVGWEAAGVVAAVGAGVTRFVPGDEVFGLFRFPREASAYAEYVTGPARHFAHRPRSMTMAQAGGLALAGLTAWQLLAETANVRAGQRVLIPAAAGGFGHLAVQIAKARGAHVIGTSTAEKHALVREFGADEVIDYRDTDVGDAVRDVDLAIGVVAGQVSSLVRTLRPDGMLITLNGADTAESVAAGGRFLLAEPDRAGLEELTRLVDDGRLRVHVDRALPLSRAAEAHRAGEAGRTVGKIVLTA from the coding sequence GTGCGGAAGATCGTGCAGCGAGTTCTCGGCGGGCCGGACGTCCTGGAGTGGGTCGAGGCGGACCGGCCGGAGCCGGGGCCGGCGGAGATCCTGGTCGAGGTGCGCGCGGCCGGCGTCAACCCGGTCGACTGGAAGGTGCGGGCCGGCGGCGGCTATCTGGGCGCGCCGCCGTTCACGGTGGGCTGGGAGGCGGCCGGCGTGGTCGCGGCGGTCGGCGCGGGCGTCACCCGTTTCGTACCCGGTGATGAGGTTTTCGGCCTTTTTCGTTTTCCGCGCGAAGCGTCCGCGTACGCGGAGTACGTCACCGGCCCGGCCCGGCACTTCGCGCACCGCCCGCGATCGATGACCATGGCGCAGGCGGGCGGGCTGGCACTGGCCGGGCTGACCGCGTGGCAGCTGCTGGCCGAGACCGCGAACGTGCGGGCCGGCCAGCGCGTGCTCATCCCGGCCGCGGCCGGCGGTTTCGGTCACCTGGCCGTGCAGATCGCCAAGGCCCGCGGCGCGCACGTGATCGGGACATCAACGGCGGAGAAGCACGCGCTGGTACGGGAGTTCGGCGCCGACGAGGTGATCGACTACCGCGACACGGACGTCGGAGACGCGGTGCGCGACGTCGACCTGGCGATCGGCGTCGTGGCCGGCCAGGTGTCGTCGCTGGTCAGGACGCTGCGGCCGGACGGCATGCTGATCACGCTGAACGGCGCGGACACCGCGGAGTCGGTCGCGGCGGGCGGCCGTTTCCTGCTGGCCGAGCCGGACCGGGCCGGCCTGGAGGAGCTGACGAGATTGGTGGATGACGGGCGGCTGCGGGTGCACGTCGACCGGGCGCTGCCGCTGTCGCGGGCCGCGGAGGCGCACCGGGCCGGGGAGGCCGGCCGTACCGTGGGGAAGATCGTCCTGACTGCGTGA
- a CDS encoding VOC family protein codes for MTSYVSHTTVDYLDACALSRWWQAVLDYREDPEDPNDPGAEECMIFSADGGHRLLFIEVPDAKQLKNRIHLDLRPTTGTRDEELTRLTGLGATVVADRRNPDGTGWVVLADPEGNEFCILRGAALPG; via the coding sequence ATGACCTCCTATGTGTCGCACACCACGGTGGACTACCTCGACGCCTGCGCGCTCTCTCGCTGGTGGCAGGCCGTCCTCGACTACCGCGAGGACCCGGAAGACCCGAACGACCCGGGCGCCGAGGAATGCATGATCTTCTCCGCCGACGGCGGTCACCGGCTGCTGTTCATCGAGGTGCCGGACGCCAAACAGCTCAAGAACCGGATCCACCTCGACCTGCGCCCCACGACCGGCACCCGCGACGAGGAACTGACCCGGCTGACCGGCCTCGGCGCTACCGTGGTCGCGGACCGCCGCAACCCGGACGGGACCGGCTGGGTGGTGCTCGCCGACCCGGAGGGCAACGAGTTCTGCATCCTTCGCGGCGCCGCTCTGCCGGGGTAA
- a CDS encoding DUF4142 domain-containing protein has translation MWGPLIVSAGLVLTQSATAQAAEPGVPVPPGELIPDTATGEVTDADIDLVVKVRLAGLWEIPAGEMAQEKSENPRIQEIGKDIAEQHAVLDQLARDAAEKLDIKLPNKPNKDQQGWLDEMEEAEGEEFDQIYVDRLRAAHGKIFPAIATIRASTRNDTVRRLAQQANQFVATHLTLLESSDLVDFEALPTAPNPSAAPSATKAGTRALNEVAETQAIQTNRNLILGLVAIVLAGGLFLAWRTFGTPSRSSRRRSRF, from the coding sequence ATGTGGGGCCCGTTGATCGTGTCGGCCGGGCTGGTGCTCACGCAGTCGGCCACGGCCCAGGCCGCCGAGCCGGGCGTCCCGGTGCCGCCCGGCGAACTCATCCCGGACACCGCCACCGGTGAGGTCACCGACGCGGACATCGACCTGGTCGTGAAGGTGCGGCTGGCCGGGCTGTGGGAGATCCCGGCCGGCGAGATGGCGCAGGAGAAGTCGGAGAACCCGCGGATCCAGGAGATCGGCAAGGACATCGCCGAGCAGCACGCGGTGCTGGACCAGCTCGCCCGGGACGCCGCCGAGAAGCTCGACATCAAGCTGCCGAACAAGCCGAACAAGGACCAGCAGGGCTGGCTGGACGAGATGGAGGAGGCCGAGGGCGAGGAGTTCGACCAGATCTACGTCGACCGTCTCCGCGCGGCCCACGGCAAGATCTTCCCGGCGATCGCCACGATCCGGGCCAGCACCCGCAACGACACCGTCCGCCGGCTGGCCCAGCAGGCCAACCAGTTCGTCGCCACCCACCTGACGCTGCTGGAGTCGAGCGACCTGGTCGACTTCGAGGCCCTGCCGACCGCCCCGAACCCGTCCGCCGCGCCGTCGGCCACGAAGGCGGGCACGCGGGCACTCAACGAGGTCGCCGAAACCCAGGCCATCCAGACCAACCGCAACCTCATCCTCGGCCTGGTCGCCATCGTCCTGGCCGGCGGCCTCTTCCTGGCCTGGCGCACCTTCGGCACCCCATCCCGCTCCTCCCGCCGCCGCTCCCGCTTCTGA
- a CDS encoding GntR family transcriptional regulator — translation MTAAERAYAYMKERIIRGELAGGARLSEGQICAELELSRTPVHEAFLRLEAERLLTLSSRQGAVVTAIPPGEARDVLEMRAALERTAAARVVADRIDPARITAALRTPLGYQREALDSDDLNAYVVADCDFHGAVITLSGNRIAAHFYDLLRDRQLRLFHQVFTVGGLKPDEALDEHEDLARLLATHDADGYLSVLDRHLARHQGVL, via the coding sequence ATGACGGCGGCCGAGCGCGCGTATGCGTATATGAAGGAGCGCATCATCCGCGGCGAGCTGGCCGGTGGCGCGCGGCTCAGCGAAGGGCAGATCTGCGCTGAGCTGGAACTCAGCCGGACGCCCGTGCACGAGGCGTTTCTCCGCCTGGAGGCCGAACGGCTGCTGACCCTCTCCAGCCGCCAGGGCGCCGTGGTCACCGCGATCCCGCCCGGCGAGGCCCGCGACGTGCTCGAGATGCGCGCCGCCCTGGAACGCACCGCCGCCGCCCGCGTCGTCGCGGACCGGATCGACCCGGCGCGGATCACCGCCGCGCTGCGCACCCCGCTCGGCTACCAGCGCGAGGCGCTCGACTCCGACGACCTGAACGCCTACGTGGTCGCGGACTGCGACTTCCACGGCGCCGTGATCACGCTGTCCGGAAACCGGATCGCCGCCCACTTCTACGACCTGCTCCGCGACCGCCAGCTGCGCCTCTTCCACCAGGTCTTCACGGTCGGCGGCCTCAAACCCGACGAGGCCCTCGACGAACACGAGGACCTGGCCCGTCTGCTGGCCACCCACGACGCCGACGGCTACCTGTCGGTCCTGGACCGCCATCTGGCCCGCCACCAGGGCGTCCTCTGA